GATCAGTGCTTCGTCATGATCGATGGTGCTTAGCATTTCGATTAAAAAGCGGGAGCTGAAGCCAATTTCCATCTCGTCTCCTTCATATTCACAGGACAGCCTTTCATGGGCTTCATTGGCATAGTCGAGATCCTGAGCGGTTAGTTGCAGCTCGCTGGCACTAATGTTAAATTTAATCTGGAAAGTGGTTTTATTGGCAAAAATCTGAAGCCTGCGAAGGGAATTGATCAGGTCTAAACGGTTAACAAGCAGTTTATTGGGTAAATCAACAGGGATGGCAGATTGATAATCGGGAAATTTTTCATCAATCAGGCGGCAAACAATAGTAAAATCGCCAATGTGGAACATGGCATTGGTTTTATTGTACAGAATTTCAACATCATTTTCAGCATCGCTCAGTGAACTTTTCAGCACATTGAGTGCTTTCCTCGGCAAAACAAAGGAGGATGGTTCTTCTGAAATCAGGTCTTTTCTGGAGTATTTCACCAGTTTATTGCCGTCAGTGGCTACAAAATTAAGGCCTTCGGGAGTCATTTCGACAAACATACCTGTCAGGGCTGCTTTTAATTCATCATTGCTGATGGCAAAATGTGTGGCGTTGATACCATTACTCAACACCTTTGCAGGAATAACAAATTCAGTGGCATCTACAATCACCGGAAATTTTGGGAAATCA
The Sphingobacteriales bacterium genome window above contains:
- the dnaN gene encoding DNA polymerase III subunit beta, encoding MKFIVSTGTLLKQLQIINGVIASKVVIPILEYFLFEVEDQKLRIVGTDIEISIQGVIPVEAKENGKIAVPAKMIIDILKSLPEQPVTFTINEANNSIELTSDNGKYKITGEIADDFPKFPVIVDATEFVIPAKVLSNGINATHFAISNDELKAALTGMFVEMTPEGLNFVATDGNKLVKYSRKDLISEEPSSFVLPRKALNVLKSSLSDAENDVEILYNKTNAMFHIGDFTIVCRLIDEKFPDYQSAIPVDLPNKLLVNRLDLINSLRRLQIFANKTTFQIKFNISASELQLTAQDLDYANEAHERLSCEYEGDEMEIGFSSRFLIEMLSTIDHDEALISLNMHNRPGTITPAQQNENEELIMLLMPIVIKFS